A genomic segment from Acidobacteriota bacterium encodes:
- a CDS encoding TIGR00153 family protein gives MKPSTISQLFGQSPFPLLKEHMEKVKLCLDEVRPMMEAVAEGKGAENEAARRIMRIEHEVDLIKVNLRDNLSKSIFLPVDRSDLLAVLSAQDGIADMCEDLAVLVTVRTTRIPDAFRDGLFEYLDKCLEAAYLCVDITREFDRMIESSFGGHEAEKILGMIDAVSALEWEADKKQYRLAQHLFQLEDRLSPVDVMLWFEIFKVIGNIANSAEKMTKRLRTFFKA, from the coding sequence ATGAAACCCTCCACCATTTCCCAGTTGTTCGGCCAGTCCCCCTTCCCCCTGCTCAAGGAGCACATGGAGAAGGTCAAGCTCTGCCTCGACGAGGTCCGCCCCATGATGGAGGCGGTGGCCGAGGGGAAGGGGGCGGAGAACGAGGCCGCCCGCAGGATCATGAGGATCGAGCACGAGGTCGACCTGATCAAGGTGAACCTGCGCGACAACCTGTCCAAGAGCATTTTCCTGCCGGTGGACCGGAGCGACCTGCTGGCGGTGCTCTCGGCCCAGGACGGGATCGCCGACATGTGCGAGGACCTCGCCGTCCTCGTCACCGTCCGCACGACCCGGATCCCGGACGCGTTCAGGGACGGGCTCTTCGAATACCTCGACAAATGCCTGGAGGCCGCCTACCTCTGCGTCGACATCACCCGGGAATTCGACAGGATGATCGAATCCTCCTTCGGCGGCCACGAGGCCGAAAAGATCCTCGGGATGATCGACGCGGTCAGCGCCCTGGAGTGGGAGGCCGACAAGAAGCAGTACCGGCTCGCGCAGCACCTGTTCCAGCTGGAGGACCGGCTCTCCCCCGTGGACGTCATGCTCTGGTTCGAGATCTTCAAGGTGATCGGCAACATCGCCAATTCGGCCGAAAAGATGACCAAGCGCCTCCGCACCTTTTTCAAGGCGTAA